A region of Dermabacter vaginalis DNA encodes the following proteins:
- a CDS encoding LLM class flavin-dependent oxidoreductase encodes MSKRPDLAILDLVGVSEGQSFADAIEASMRAAELADEQGYKRYWFAEHHNTLNLASNATSLLIDRAASRTKRIRVGSGGVMLPNHAPLQVIEQFGTLTQFHGPRIDLGLGRAPGTDPLTAQLLGRTSAEPEDFARAVADMQAWASDDTLSRYRIGAYVAQGTNVPMWVLGSSLAGAGLAAQLGLPFAVASHFAPFQYKEAIALYRREFNAEAPTAQVEKPHVMVGVNVYVASTDQEAERQFSTLQQAFAALGIGKRQLIQPPAEISALLPAPVLERVNGALAVRAVGSPSTVEAELSRLAEETHADEFIVSNYFHDPAERYESQRLLAEAWLK; translated from the coding sequence ATGTCTAAGCGTCCTGACCTGGCGATTCTTGATCTCGTGGGGGTGAGCGAGGGGCAGTCGTTCGCCGACGCAATCGAGGCGTCAATGCGGGCAGCTGAGCTCGCCGACGAGCAGGGATACAAGCGGTATTGGTTCGCGGAGCATCACAACACGCTGAATCTCGCCTCGAATGCGACGTCGCTCCTCATTGATCGGGCGGCCTCGCGCACGAAGCGCATTCGCGTCGGTTCCGGCGGGGTCATGCTTCCGAATCACGCACCGCTCCAGGTGATCGAGCAGTTTGGCACGCTCACGCAGTTCCACGGCCCGAGGATTGATTTGGGCCTTGGCCGCGCACCCGGCACGGATCCGCTCACGGCGCAGCTTCTTGGGCGCACGAGCGCTGAGCCGGAGGATTTCGCGCGGGCGGTTGCCGATATGCAGGCCTGGGCAAGCGATGACACGCTCTCGCGGTACCGGATCGGCGCATACGTTGCGCAAGGCACAAACGTGCCGATGTGGGTGCTTGGCAGCTCCCTCGCGGGCGCAGGTCTTGCGGCGCAGCTCGGGTTGCCGTTCGCGGTCGCAAGCCACTTCGCGCCCTTCCAGTACAAGGAGGCGATCGCGCTTTATCGCCGCGAGTTCAATGCCGAAGCACCGACCGCGCAAGTGGAGAAGCCGCACGTGATGGTGGGTGTGAATGTGTATGTGGCTTCAACGGATCAAGAAGCTGAACGCCAGTTCTCCACCCTGCAACAGGCCTTTGCAGCGCTTGGGATAGGCAAGCGACAGTTGATTCAGCCGCCCGCCGAGATCTCGGCGCTGCTCCCCGCCCCCGTGCTTGAGCGCGTCAACGGGGCGCTTGCGGTGCGCGCGGTGGGTTCCCCGAGCACGGTTGAGGCCGAGCTTTCACGCCTCGCGGAGGAGACCCACGCTGACGAGTTCATCGTCTCGAACTACTTCCATGACCCCGCGGAGCGCTATGAGAGCCAGCGCCTGCTCGCCGAAGCATGGCTCAAGTGA
- a CDS encoding LapA family protein, translating to MNSKEYDGFSDSYRDSKAEEVTRAHPAGSGVTNASTASSSAQAAPEAPSFGGAGQASDPKSAPSAPVTQAKPATPSAAPTSQRTSQAQQAPKAAPSTAPRSDQNAAQPAPKSRMGVVWASLIVGALLLILLLVFVIQNNVSTQFEYFTWHFNLPLGVAMLLAAIAGALIMALAGSVRMIQMGWQLRKFRRDQK from the coding sequence ATGAACTCTAAGGAATACGACGGTTTCTCCGATTCTTACCGCGACAGCAAGGCTGAAGAAGTCACGCGCGCACACCCGGCCGGTTCGGGCGTGACTAATGCGAGCACCGCTTCCTCTTCGGCGCAGGCAGCGCCCGAGGCACCGAGCTTCGGTGGAGCGGGGCAGGCGTCGGACCCCAAGAGCGCCCCGAGTGCCCCCGTCACGCAAGCGAAGCCGGCCACGCCCAGCGCCGCGCCCACGAGCCAGCGCACCTCGCAGGCCCAGCAAGCGCCGAAGGCCGCTCCCTCGACTGCGCCCCGGAGTGATCAGAATGCTGCCCAGCCCGCGCCGAAGTCGCGCATGGGCGTCGTGTGGGCGTCGCTCATCGTGGGCGCGCTCCTTTTGATTCTGCTGCTCGTGTTCGTGATTCAGAACAATGTGTCCACGCAGTTCGAGTACTTCACGTGGCACTTCAACCTTCCGCTTGGCGTGGCGATGCTCCTCGCGGCGATCGCGGGCGCGCTCATCATGGCGCTCGCCGGTTCGGTGCGCATGATTCAGATGGGCTGGCAGCTTCGCAAGTTCCGCCGTGACCAGAAGTAG
- a CDS encoding DNA repair helicase XPB, whose product MSSAGSPGSGALIVQSDKSILLEVAHPSAEQARAAIAPFAELEKSPEHVHTYRLTNLGLWNAKAAGFDAEWVVDALLTHSRFPVPNALLVDVADTMDRYGVLSLQSSPAHGLVLLAKDPAILTEVLRSKRIAPLVGARIDETTSLVHPSERGALKQQLLKLGWPVEDLAGFVDGESHPIALTDSPGTWQLRPYQREAVEHFTKGGSGVVVLPCGSGKTTVGAGAMAALERTCLVLVTNTVSARQWRRELLERTSLTESEIGEYSGAKKEIRPVTIATYQVLTSKRRGIHPHLELVSARDWGLIIYDEVHLLPAPVFRMTADLQARRRLGLTATLVREDGREGEVFSLIGPKRYDAPWKSIEAQGWIAPAEMTEVRVTMSSTERKVYASAEARDRQRLAATSPEKVTVVEHLVARHRGEGILVIGQYLDQLEEIADRLDAPVVTGDTSLKERESLFTQFREGEIDLLVVSKVANFSLDLPEASVLIQVSGAFGSRQEEAQRLGRIVRPKSDGRTAHFYTVVTRDTQDQDFAQNRQRFLAEQGYGYRILDARDVEPGNI is encoded by the coding sequence TTGTCTAGCGCCGGTAGCCCAGGCTCGGGCGCCCTCATCGTTCAGTCGGATAAGTCGATCCTCCTCGAGGTCGCTCACCCTTCGGCCGAGCAGGCGCGCGCCGCGATTGCGCCGTTCGCGGAGCTCGAAAAGTCGCCCGAGCATGTCCACACCTACCGGCTCACGAACCTCGGCCTGTGGAACGCGAAGGCGGCGGGCTTCGACGCGGAATGGGTCGTCGATGCCCTCCTCACGCATTCACGTTTTCCCGTTCCCAACGCGCTACTCGTGGACGTCGCGGACACGATGGACCGCTACGGTGTTCTAAGCCTCCAGAGTTCCCCCGCGCACGGCCTCGTGCTCCTCGCGAAGGATCCGGCGATCCTCACGGAGGTGCTTCGCTCAAAGCGCATCGCGCCGCTCGTGGGCGCGCGCATCGATGAGACCACGTCGCTCGTGCATCCGAGCGAGCGCGGCGCCCTCAAGCAGCAGCTCCTCAAGCTGGGCTGGCCGGTCGAGGATCTCGCGGGGTTTGTGGACGGTGAGAGCCACCCGATTGCGCTCACGGATTCTCCGGGCACGTGGCAGCTTCGCCCGTATCAGCGCGAGGCGGTTGAGCACTTCACGAAGGGTGGCAGCGGCGTGGTCGTGCTTCCGTGTGGATCGGGCAAGACGACCGTGGGGGCTGGCGCGATGGCGGCGCTCGAGCGCACGTGTCTCGTGCTCGTGACGAACACGGTTTCCGCCCGTCAGTGGCGCCGCGAACTTCTCGAGCGCACGTCGCTCACGGAGAGCGAGATCGGCGAGTACAGCGGCGCGAAGAAGGAGATCCGGCCGGTCACGATCGCGACGTACCAGGTGCTCACCTCAAAGCGCCGCGGGATCCATCCCCATCTCGAGCTCGTGAGCGCCCGCGACTGGGGCCTCATCATTTACGACGAGGTACACCTTCTTCCCGCTCCAGTGTTCCGCATGACCGCCGACCTCCAGGCCCGGCGACGGCTCGGCCTCACGGCGACCCTCGTGCGCGAGGATGGTCGCGAGGGCGAAGTGTTCTCGCTCATTGGCCCGAAGCGTTACGACGCGCCGTGGAAGTCGATCGAGGCTCAAGGGTGGATCGCCCCGGCCGAGATGACGGAGGTGCGCGTCACGATGTCGAGCACCGAGCGGAAGGTATACGCCTCGGCGGAGGCGAGGGATCGGCAGAGACTCGCGGCAACGAGCCCCGAGAAGGTCACCGTCGTCGAGCACCTTGTCGCACGTCATCGGGGCGAGGGGATCCTCGTGATCGGTCAGTATCTCGATCAGCTCGAGGAGATCGCGGATCGGCTCGACGCGCCGGTCGTCACGGGCGATACCTCCCTCAAGGAGCGCGAATCGCTTTTTACGCAGTTCCGTGAGGGCGAGATCGATCTGCTTGTCGTGTCGAAGGTCGCGAACTTCTCTCTCGATCTTCCTGAAGCGAGCGTGCTCATCCAGGTGAGCGGCGCTTTCGGCTCGCGTCAGGAGGAGGCGCAGCGGCTCGGCCGGATCGTGCGACCGAAGAGCGATGGGCGAACGGCGCACTTCTATACGGTGGTCACGCGCGATACGCAGGACCAGGATTTCGCGCAAAATCGGCAGCGTTTCCTCGCGGAGCAAGGGTACGGGTACCGGATCCTCGATGCGCGCGATGTGGAGCCGGGAAATATCTAG
- a CDS encoding RNase H family protein, translated as MTITAAADGSALGNPGPTGWAWYINDECWSAGGSTHGTNNIGELTAVRELLSQTREAGHVAEDLVILCDSQYVINSVTKWMPGWKKKGWKKKDGKPVLNVELMKAIDREMQGRNVRFEWVKGHAGHEMNEAADERARAAATAYQKGTAPNVGPGFTGAVHAGAPRTVPTPASLERSLWCESASPRERLGEDPHFIDTRARVMSIEEWVTGVEALRARGVKLCGEVTSREVGPHLHLTDTVLEAAGRNFRIVTLWGGENPRILHQQWASLS; from the coding sequence ATGACGATCACCGCAGCAGCAGACGGCTCCGCACTTGGCAACCCTGGCCCCACCGGCTGGGCCTGGTACATCAACGACGAGTGCTGGAGCGCGGGCGGAAGCACCCACGGCACGAATAACATCGGCGAGCTCACCGCCGTGCGCGAACTGCTCAGCCAAACCCGCGAAGCCGGTCACGTGGCCGAGGACCTCGTGATCCTGTGCGACTCGCAGTACGTCATCAACTCCGTCACGAAGTGGATGCCCGGCTGGAAAAAGAAGGGCTGGAAAAAGAAAGACGGCAAGCCCGTGCTGAACGTCGAGCTCATGAAGGCGATTGACCGCGAAATGCAGGGCCGCAACGTGCGCTTCGAATGGGTCAAGGGCCATGCGGGCCACGAGATGAACGAGGCCGCTGACGAGCGCGCCCGGGCCGCGGCGACCGCCTACCAGAAGGGCACGGCGCCGAACGTGGGGCCTGGTTTCACGGGTGCGGTCCACGCGGGTGCCCCGCGCACGGTTCCGACGCCTGCCAGCCTAGAGCGCTCCCTGTGGTGTGAAAGCGCGTCCCCGCGTGAGCGCCTCGGCGAGGATCCTCATTTCATTGATACCCGCGCTCGTGTGATGAGCATCGAGGAATGGGTGACGGGGGTCGAGGCTTTGCGTGCCCGAGGGGTGAAGCTGTGCGGTGAGGTGACGTCGCGAGAGGTCGGCCCGCACCTCCACCTGACCGACACCGTGCTCGAAGCTGCCGGCCGGAACTTTCGCATCGTGACCCTGTGGGGTGGCGAGAATCCGCGGATCCTCCACCAACAGTGGGCCTCGCTTAGTTGA
- a CDS encoding HAMP domain-containing sensor histidine kinase — protein sequence MSLWTRIVALIALVLVSGTIVTGALSLFLLKRTLIESVDADLAAAVSPSAIANPRRNISLITTGSPSAQYTPVDYVVEWQDQSGGVLQRVVQDSDGDPSLDLPPLTREEVVSLQGKPFTLVADDRESWRVRAVASNDPDGPSVFVALPLRGVENTMNEMALIIVLVGTMVVLVGVGLGGYVLHYALEPLRDVEKAAKNVAAGTLGTRIPVSYSSQEVHSLSVALNEMLIRLEKGFQAQAESQAEALASQSRMRRFVADASHELRTPLAAIRGNGELYRMGAMPRDEDVAQAMRRIEDEAKRMGSLVESLLKLARLDEQRSFDLVPLDASGIVKDVVQDLRALDPTREVAIVDLAGAVLTPETVPPLGVLGDEAALRQVIVNLVGNANRHTPKGSPVEVALGNGRDGKAIIEVRDHGEGIPADIRERVFERFFRTDESRQRQQTQGGGAGLGLSIAATIMQHHDGTISIHQTDGGGATFRVELPEAELS from the coding sequence GTGTCCCTATGGACCCGAATTGTCGCGCTCATCGCGCTCGTTCTCGTGTCGGGAACGATCGTGACGGGCGCGCTTTCACTGTTCCTCCTCAAGCGCACCCTCATTGAAAGCGTGGACGCTGATCTCGCCGCAGCGGTCAGCCCAAGCGCGATCGCCAATCCACGCCGCAACATTTCACTCATCACCACGGGGTCACCGAGCGCGCAGTACACGCCCGTGGATTACGTGGTGGAGTGGCAGGATCAGTCCGGTGGGGTTTTGCAGCGCGTGGTGCAGGATTCCGACGGCGACCCGTCTCTCGACCTCCCTCCGCTGACGCGCGAGGAGGTTGTGTCTCTCCAGGGAAAGCCCTTCACTCTGGTCGCGGATGATCGCGAGTCGTGGCGTGTGCGCGCGGTTGCGTCGAACGATCCGGATGGCCCCTCGGTTTTCGTGGCTCTCCCGCTTCGTGGCGTGGAGAACACAATGAATGAGATGGCGCTCATCATCGTGCTCGTGGGCACGATGGTGGTGCTCGTTGGCGTGGGGCTTGGCGGCTACGTGCTCCACTATGCTCTCGAGCCTTTGCGCGATGTGGAGAAGGCCGCCAAGAACGTTGCGGCTGGCACTCTCGGCACGCGCATCCCCGTGAGCTACTCCTCGCAAGAGGTGCATTCGCTGAGCGTGGCCCTCAACGAGATGCTCATTCGCCTCGAGAAGGGTTTTCAAGCCCAGGCCGAGTCGCAGGCGGAGGCGCTCGCGAGCCAGTCGCGCATGCGTCGCTTCGTTGCGGATGCCTCGCACGAGCTTCGCACTCCCCTCGCGGCGATCCGCGGCAATGGCGAGTTGTATCGCATGGGGGCGATGCCGCGCGACGAGGATGTCGCGCAGGCGATGCGCCGCATCGAGGATGAGGCGAAACGCATGGGGTCCCTCGTTGAATCGCTTTTGAAGCTCGCGAGGCTCGATGAGCAGCGTTCTTTCGATCTCGTGCCGCTCGATGCCTCGGGGATCGTGAAGGACGTGGTGCAGGATTTGCGGGCGCTCGATCCCACGAGAGAAGTCGCGATCGTTGACCTCGCGGGTGCGGTTCTTACACCCGAGACCGTTCCCCCGCTCGGGGTGCTTGGCGACGAAGCTGCACTTCGACAGGTCATTGTGAACCTCGTGGGTAACGCGAACAGGCACACGCCGAAGGGTTCACCCGTGGAGGTCGCGCTCGGCAATGGCCGCGATGGTAAGGCCATTATTGAGGTGCGCGACCATGGTGAGGGCATTCCGGCGGACATCCGCGAGAGGGTTTTCGAGCGGTTCTTCCGCACCGACGAGTCCCGCCAACGCCAGCAAACTCAAGGCGGCGGCGCGGGGCTTGGCCTCTCGATTGCGGCCACAATCATGCAGCATCACGACGGCACGATCTCGATCCATCAAACGGACGGCGGCGGGGCAACGTTCCGCGTGGAGCTCCCGGAAGCCGAGCTCAGCTAA
- a CDS encoding response regulator transcription factor, whose product MNTEQEQDYEARLLVVDDEPNIRDLLATSLRFAGFEVFAASNGAEAIKLATENEPDLIVLDVMLPDIDGFTVTRRLRDKGHHYPILFLTARDETKDKVAGLTVGGDDYVTKPFSLEEVVARIRAVLRRTHVGVAEPSESALVVGDLRLDEDSHEVTRADSPIDLSPTEFKLLRYLMLNAGRVVSKTQILDHVWDYDWSGEVGIVESYISYLRRKIDVVGEPMIHTKRGIGYVLRPADPR is encoded by the coding sequence ATGAACACGGAGCAGGAGCAGGACTACGAGGCACGCCTCCTCGTTGTCGACGATGAACCGAACATTCGCGACCTTCTCGCCACGAGCCTGCGTTTTGCGGGCTTCGAGGTGTTTGCGGCCTCCAATGGCGCGGAGGCCATCAAGCTGGCGACCGAGAACGAGCCCGATCTGATCGTTCTCGACGTCATGCTGCCCGATATCGACGGTTTCACGGTGACCCGCCGCCTTCGCGACAAGGGCCACCACTACCCGATCCTTTTCCTCACGGCACGTGATGAAACGAAGGATAAGGTCGCTGGCCTCACGGTCGGTGGCGATGATTACGTGACGAAGCCGTTCAGCCTCGAAGAGGTCGTAGCCCGCATTCGCGCGGTGCTGCGCCGCACCCACGTGGGTGTCGCCGAGCCGAGCGAAAGCGCGCTCGTGGTGGGCGATCTTCGCCTCGATGAGGATTCGCACGAGGTGACGCGCGCCGATTCGCCGATCGACCTCTCCCCCACCGAGTTCAAGCTGCTGCGTTACCTCATGCTGAACGCGGGCCGCGTGGTGTCAAAAACCCAAATCCTCGACCACGTGTGGGATTACGACTGGTCGGGCGAAGTGGGCATCGTCGAGAGCTACATTTCGTATCTTCGCCGCAAGATCGACGTGGTTGGTGAACCCATGATTCACACGAAGAGGGGCATCGGCTACGTGCTGCGCCCGGCCGATCCGCGCTGA
- a CDS encoding DUF4298 domain-containing protein — protein sequence MNNSPEEHTPDQKAALERLSVAQGNLVKSREAYEKAVEGLEAIKAYNETMKPLMAYYDNGWQADVTATDSIFERPEAAGEDEIWDMHGGQYELMRELLALSSQFFVRVPGEDSDEN from the coding sequence ATGAACAACTCACCCGAAGAGCACACTCCCGATCAAAAAGCCGCCCTCGAGCGCCTCAGCGTTGCCCAGGGGAACCTCGTCAAGTCCCGCGAAGCATACGAGAAGGCCGTCGAAGGGCTCGAAGCTATCAAGGCCTACAACGAGACCATGAAGCCCCTCATGGCCTACTACGACAACGGTTGGCAAGCCGACGTCACTGCAACGGATTCGATCTTCGAACGCCCCGAAGCGGCCGGCGAAGATGAAATCTGGGATATGCACGGCGGCCAATACGAACTCATGCGCGAACTCCTCGCGCTCTCCTCACAATTCTTCGTGCGCGTGCCCGGCGAAGATTCAGACGAGAACTAA
- a CDS encoding Rib/alpha-like domain-containing protein codes for MVFDAFRKRNSHRAESSVTPLWRRGAAALAVGAVLGTTGVVGASAIDAPSAFAAEGDAAAPAPSTAADFTVEYPESTVTAGSREGSQAPVFKDKDGNIVDIPEDVKFANRWSGVKGYEYADGIMRPAEGKKWTKSKNVYVIRVTFGDGTTQDVDLVVNKKPADTTPGTPAPNPEQPADPTPEAPAPEPAPEPAPEPAPAPNPEQPTDPTPETPATPETGFVNFGVTIDGKNVTTNGNLAGLPYPDASELPEELRDFEVTFTDKDGKSYRSETKWRGWRGKAISKNLGDIPVGEYSVSFSGSYAKTFRVDPESPLVDGGTTTVEAKQPHLSVEFITLDKVKYEPAYTDTDLTQGDVSDAPTFDDTATDKVESAPEGTKFEKKDGPEGITVDEESGALVIGEDVPAGEHKVVVEVTYPDGSTDEVEVTVNVSAKPTADDYNPQYTENEFTQGDISSAPTFDDPTTDDVESAPEGTKFAPKSEDNYGLPEGVTVDPETGALIIAEDAEPGSYPTAVEVTYPDGSTDIVYETIVIKAKPEADNYNPQYTENEFTQGDISSAPTFDDPTTDEVESAPEGTKFAPKSEDNYGLPEGVTVDPETGALTIAEDAEPGSYPIAVEVTYPDGSTDIVYETIVIKAKPEADKYNPQYTDTTLKQGERSDAPTFDDPTTDAVEFVPEGTTFGPNEYSPLPEGITVDPETGEIIVAEDAEPGRYPIAVDVTYPDGSKDTIYETITVVGPTDAENLTPVYTDVTVERGETAFVDAPTFDDLATDEVEFAPEGTKFTLKDGEIEGVTIDEETGAISSNATFASPADHVYEVLVTYPDGSTDTTFVTIHVVETPQVKLYQPAYTEVTVTQGDVAEVAAPVFTDEETGEERDMPEGTKFALKDGDIEGVWIDEETGEIKSSATHAAPATNVYEVEVTYPDGSKETVVATVKVVAPEQATLYQPVYAPAEVERGKVGTIEAPKFTDEETGEERDMPEGTKFALNDGEIEGVTIDPETGAITVETTFAAVENVYEVLVTYPDGSSEVVVATINVIDTPVDGTDDGTEEPGDGTEEPGNGTEEPGNGTEEPGNGTEEPGNGTEEPGNGTEEPGNGTEEPGNGTEEPGEGTEEPGDDAGEQPGDAGSDRPTKPIKKVPAKGGRHALPRTGAETGGLLAAAASLLAGGAALVTRRRKNEQ; via the coding sequence ATGGTCTTCGATGCTTTCCGTAAGCGGAACAGCCACCGCGCGGAATCCTCAGTTACCCCCCTGTGGCGCCGCGGTGCTGCAGCCCTCGCCGTAGGCGCCGTCCTCGGCACCACCGGCGTTGTTGGCGCGAGCGCCATCGATGCCCCGAGCGCTTTCGCGGCGGAAGGCGATGCTGCGGCGCCCGCACCTTCGACTGCTGCAGACTTCACTGTTGAGTACCCTGAATCGACCGTGACTGCCGGCAGCCGCGAAGGAAGCCAGGCTCCGGTCTTCAAGGACAAGGACGGCAACATCGTCGACATCCCTGAAGACGTCAAGTTCGCTAACCGTTGGTCGGGCGTGAAGGGCTACGAATACGCCGATGGCATCATGCGGCCAGCAGAAGGCAAGAAATGGACAAAGTCCAAGAACGTGTACGTGATCCGCGTCACCTTCGGCGACGGTACAACCCAGGACGTTGATCTCGTCGTCAATAAGAAGCCAGCCGACACGACCCCGGGAACGCCCGCGCCAAATCCGGAGCAGCCCGCTGACCCAACCCCAGAAGCCCCCGCGCCTGAGCCGGCACCCGAGCCTGCGCCCGAGCCGGCACCCGCGCCAAATCCGGAGCAGCCCACCGACCCGACTCCTGAGACACCTGCCACGCCCGAGACCGGCTTCGTGAACTTCGGCGTGACGATCGATGGTAAAAACGTCACCACCAACGGCAACCTTGCAGGCCTGCCCTACCCCGACGCAAGCGAATTGCCGGAGGAGCTGCGCGACTTTGAGGTGACGTTCACCGATAAGGACGGCAAATCATACAGGTCGGAAACTAAATGGCGGGGTTGGCGGGGCAAGGCCATCAGCAAGAACCTTGGCGATATTCCCGTAGGCGAATACTCCGTGTCTTTCAGTGGCTCGTACGCCAAGACTTTCCGCGTAGACCCCGAGAGCCCCCTCGTCGATGGTGGGACCACCACGGTTGAGGCCAAGCAACCCCACCTTTCCGTCGAATTCATCACACTCGACAAGGTGAAGTACGAGCCGGCTTACACGGACACGGATCTGACGCAGGGAGATGTCTCGGACGCTCCGACGTTCGACGACACGGCAACCGATAAGGTTGAGTCCGCTCCCGAGGGCACGAAGTTCGAGAAGAAGGACGGCCCCGAGGGCATCACCGTTGACGAAGAGAGCGGCGCTCTCGTGATCGGCGAGGACGTTCCCGCCGGCGAGCACAAGGTTGTTGTCGAGGTCACCTACCCCGACGGCTCCACCGACGAGGTTGAGGTGACGGTCAACGTCTCGGCGAAGCCGACCGCTGACGATTACAACCCGCAGTACACGGAGAACGAGTTCACTCAGGGTGACATCTCCTCCGCTCCCACCTTCGACGATCCCACCACCGACGATGTCGAGTCCGCTCCCGAGGGCACGAAGTTCGCCCCCAAGAGCGAGGACAACTACGGCCTGCCCGAGGGCGTCACGGTGGATCCCGAGACTGGTGCGCTCATCATTGCTGAGGACGCCGAACCGGGCAGCTACCCGACCGCTGTCGAGGTGACCTACCCCGATGGCTCGACCGACATCGTCTACGAGACGATCGTCATCAAGGCCAAGCCAGAAGCGGACAACTACAACCCGCAGTACACGGAGAACGAGTTCACCCAGGGTGACATCTCCTCCGCGCCCACCTTCGATGATCCCACCACCGACGAGGTCGAGTCCGCACCTGAGGGCACGAAGTTCGCCCCCAAGAGCGAGGACAACTACGGCCTGCCCGAAGGTGTCACGGTGGATCCCGAGACCGGTGCCCTCACCATTGCTGAGGACGCCGAGCCCGGCAGCTATCCGATCGCAGTCGAGGTGACCTACCCCGATGGCTCGACCGACATCGTCTACGAGACGATCGTCATCAAGGCCAAGCCGGAAGCGGATAAGTACAACCCGCAGTACACGGACACCACCCTCAAGCAGGGAGAGCGTTCGGATGCTCCGACGTTCGATGATCCGACCACGGATGCAGTCGAGTTCGTTCCCGAAGGCACGACCTTCGGCCCGAACGAGTACTCCCCGCTCCCCGAAGGCATCACTGTCGACCCGGAGACCGGTGAAATCATCGTGGCTGAGGACGCCGAGCCGGGCCGTTACCCGATCGCCGTTGACGTGACCTACCCCGATGGCTCGAAGGACACCATCTACGAGACCATCACCGTTGTTGGCCCGACCGATGCTGAGAACCTGACGCCGGTGTACACCGACGTCACGGTTGAGCGCGGCGAGACGGCTTTCGTCGATGCGCCGACCTTCGATGATCTCGCGACCGACGAGGTGGAGTTCGCGCCTGAGGGCACGAAGTTCACTCTCAAGGACGGAGAGATTGAAGGCGTCACTATCGACGAAGAAACAGGTGCGATCTCCTCGAACGCAACGTTCGCGTCGCCTGCGGATCACGTGTACGAGGTCCTCGTGACCTACCCCGATGGCTCGACCGACACGACTTTCGTGACCATCCACGTCGTAGAGACTCCGCAGGTCAAGCTTTACCAGCCGGCTTACACCGAGGTCACCGTCACCCAGGGTGACGTTGCCGAGGTCGCAGCCCCCGTCTTCACCGACGAGGAGACCGGCGAAGAGCGCGACATGCCCGAAGGCACCAAGTTCGCCCTCAAGGACGGTGACATCGAAGGTGTCTGGATCGACGAGGAAACCGGCGAAATCAAGTCGTCGGCAACCCACGCCGCACCTGCCACCAACGTCTACGAGGTTGAGGTGACCTACCCCGACGGCTCGAAGGAAACTGTCGTCGCCACGGTCAAGGTCGTCGCACCCGAACAGGCCACCCTCTACCAGCCGGTGTACGCCCCGGCCGAGGTGGAGCGCGGCAAGGTTGGCACCATCGAGGCTCCGAAGTTCACGGACGAGGAGACCGGCGAAGAGCGCGACATGCCTGAAGGCACCAAGTTCGCTCTGAACGATGGTGAGATCGAGGGCGTGACGATCGATCCGGAGACCGGCGCGATCACCGTTGAGACGACCTTCGCCGCGGTTGAGAACGTCTACGAGGTCCTCGTGACCTACCCCGACGGCTCGAGCGAGGTCGTTGTTGCGACGATCAACGTCATCGACACCCCGGTCGATGGAACCGATGACGGCACCGAAGAGCCCGGCGACGGCACCGAAGAGCCCGGCAACGGCACCGAAGAGCCCGGCAACGGCACCGAAGAGCCCGGCAACGGCACCGAAGAGCCCGGCAACGGCACCGAAGAGCCCGGCAACGGCACCGAAGAGCCCGGCAACGGCACCGAAGAGCCCGGCAACGGCACCGAAGAGCCCGGCGAAGGCACGGAGGAGCCCGGTGACGACGCAGGCGAGCAGCCTGGCGATGCTGGCTCCGACCGCCCGACCAAGCCGATCAAGAAGGTTCCCGCTAAGGGTGGCAGGCACGCCCTCCCGCGTACCGGTGCTGAGACCGGCGGCCTCCTCGCCGCTGCGGCCTCGCTCCTCGCTGGTGGTGCGGCTCTCGTGACTCGCCGCCGCAAGAACGAGCAGTGA